The following are encoded together in the Rhizoctonia solani chromosome 10, complete sequence genome:
- a CDS encoding Retrotransposable element Tf2 protein, with translation MATRSRTSSQAQSPFDPRDLGPRLPTTAPIELGEVSLERVTRLLLGLLSQVENLKRKLEEVKETGIETQTNVENISQTVDVVKDGLQSLQLHGPRTPETKPPVVEATPQPLPKTEPIGLVSGPSFWPKQPKGLPSFAQPAPQRAIPPRVPSPPPSPRLRSPIGASAPLPPAPVAAYPAPVKVDHPDAYTGKIGSEAKQWLTRMLAWTRLNARMFPMDQEVLSFLLMNMKDSAGAWAHPHLDQLGSHRAIIQTVKGFKLEFLAAFGDPDATRAAERKITTLTQSGTCADYITKFRTLAMELDWNDAALQGQFARGLHWEVSRQIATRKHRPRTLLELQNAALVIDNALQEERASHPPRDNKSSKQPNPARGTSTGQSSTGLKKLSDDPNFVSEEERNRRRAAGACIKCGKMGHKFAECRTGWKATPTEDKGKAKETAKIGEDSEYQSGKDHNRISPLFTISIKPEKQADHLEVLIDSGATSSFLHPRTAELLRLPLIDLPQPRTVTMLDGSSPQAGKIWKKVHLTFLFDGKRMTETFLICNTGSHAAILGIKWLENHNPEIDWNSRTLSFPHTPPEHIAIAEEEEADKTPLEGVPSKYHQYAKVFGEEEFNKLPPHRHYDIGIELTEEGPLNSPLYSMTDAESATLKDWLRDKLKAGKIRPNYRRLNNWTKKNVYPLPRPDDLMAQLCGAKVFTKLDLRWGYNNVRVKEGDEWKTAFCTKYGLYESLVMTFGLTNAPAAFQHFMNELFKDLLDVCVIIYLDDILIYSKDDATHTQHVHEVLRRLMENQLFCKASKCTFHVTSVEYLGIIVLDKGFSLDKLKIQAVQEWPTPTKVKEVQSFLGFANFLRRFVANFSHIARPLHNLVKKDTPWKWETREQEAFQNLKDAITSAPVLCHANPAKPYFLETDASGAALGSILSQRQEDGRLHPLGFLSESFKGAKQNYNTHNKELLAIIRSFEYWRIFLEGTVHPITVFTNHRNLEYWKESQTFNRRHARWHLLLAGYNFQIVYCPGKQSGKPDALSRRADHANIPPADQTMLPDPVFANLALVLPEKELQRRIKSSLDQDESLEEILQFLQNKSKAPPSIKRAFKDYEMEAGLLFYQGRIVVPDVGTLRTDLLNIFHDSPLAGHPGRQRTLELVSRTYYWPGIRADTYWHVDSCETCQRIRKPKYASIPPQPLELPSRPWQHVSYDMIVDLPKDGNCDSILVIVDSFTKYVILVECSKKLKAPELADLFLRHVWKHYGMPEKTISDRGRVFNNKFLKALYQRLGIDPHFSLAYHPQSNGQTERVNPTVEHFLRAYSGVNQKDWVKWLPMAEFAYNNAVHSSTGKSPFKALYGWEPSLTPSNVPTDVPKADNLATQMEEQWREIEAALRQSKTRMVAGEAGKPLEFEIGEEAWLDAKNVKLKTLSPKLTEQRLGPFKVTEKISDRAYRLELPPTMRIHNVFYVGLLSKVKRDKKRTFENRPPPVTVDGEEEYKVEGITDMEERNGKWFFRVKWKGYGPEDNTWEPQENLKNAGKILKKYKEEMRKKALGAAKALRGGAVS, from the exons atggcaacccgctcccggacTTCCTCTCAAGCCCAGTCCCCTTTCGATCCGAGAGACCTGGGACCCCGACTTCCGACAACCGCCCCTATCgaacttggggaagtctcccttgaGCGGGTTacccgcctcctccttggactCCTCAGCCAAGTCGAGAACCTCAAAAGGAAGCTCGAGGAAGTCAAAGAAACTGGGATCGAAACCCAAACCAACGTCGAGAACATATCTCAAAccgtcgatgttgtcaaggatgggcttcaaagcctccagctccatggtccaaggaccccagaaACCAAGCCCCcggttgtggaagcaacgccacaaCCCCTACCAAAAACcgagcctattggattggttaGTGGCCCCTCCTTCTGGCCCAAGCAACCAAAAGGGCTTCCCAGCTTTGCCCAGCCAGCCCCCCAGAGGGCCATACCCCCGCGagtcccttctccccctccatctccgcgtctccgatccccCATCGGAGCATCTGCCCCTctccctccggctccagttgccgccTATCcagccccggtcaaagtagaccacccagatgcctatacaggcaagattgggagtgaagccaagcaatggctcacaaggatgctggCATGGACCCGGCTCAATGCGCGTATGTTTCCCATGGACCAAGAAGTCCTGTCCTTCCTCctaatgaatatgaaggattctgcgggagcatgggcgcaccctcaccttgaccagcttgggtcacaccGGGctatcatccaaacggtcaAGGGATTCAAATTGgagttcctggcagcattcggcgaccctgacgccacaagggccgccgagcggaagatcaccacccttacccagtccggcacatgcgcggactacatcacaaagttcagaaccttagccatggaactggactggaacgacgcggccctccaaggccagtttgcccgcggcctccactgggaggtcagccgccaaattgctACCCGCAAACATCGCCCCCGAACACTCCtcgagctgcaaaacgcagcacttgttattgacaacgctctccaagaagagcgtgctagccacccgccaagggataataagtctagcaagcaacccaaccccgcaaggggaacgagtaccggccaatcAAGTACCGGTTTGAAGAAACTCTCCGACGACCCCAATTTTGTGTCAGAGGAGGAAAGAAATCGCCGCCGTgccgctggcgcctgcatcaagtgcggcaaaatgggccacaagttcgcggaatgccgcacgggctggaaggctacccctactgaggacaaagggaaagccaaggaaaccgccaagattggcgaagactccgagtaccaatcgggaaaaga ccacaatagaatctcccccctCTTCACTATTtccatcaaaccagagaaacaagcggatcacttagaagtcctgatagactcaggcgccacctcatccttcTTACACCCCCGTacagcggaactactccgcctccctCTAATAGACCTACCACAACCCcgtactgttactatgctcgatggatcgagcccccaggctggaaagatttggaagaaggtccacctaaccttcctatttgatggtaaacgcatgacggaaaccttcctgatttgcaataCTGGATCACACGCTGCCATCCTAGGAATTAAATGGTTAGAGAATCATAATCCCGAAATCGATTGGAACTCGCGCACCCTCTCATTCCCTCACACGCCCCCGGAACACAtagccattgctgaagaggaggaagctgacaagacaccccttgaaggagtaccctccaagtaccatcaatatgcaaaggtatttggggaagaagaattcaataaacttCCCCCTCATAGACACTACGATATTGGTATTGAACTTACGGAAGAAGGACCCCTGAACTCCCCCCtttatagcatgactgatgccgaaTCCgctacactcaaggactggctcagggacaagctcaaggctgggaaaatcCGACCCA ACTATCGTCGCCTGAACAACtggacaaagaagaacgtttacccgctaccccgtccagatgacctcatggcccagctttgcggtgccaaggtcttcaccaagctagacctaagatggggttacaataacgtccgtgttaaagaaggtgacgaatggaaaacggctttctgcaccaaatatggcctatacgaatccctggttatgacctttggcttgacTAATGCTCCCGcggccttccaacacttcatgaacgaactgttcaaggatttattggatgtatgcgtcatcatctaccttgatgatatcctaatctactcaaaggatgacgcaacccaTACCCAGCACGTCCATGAAGTCCTACGACGcttaatggagaaccaattgttctgtaaggcatccaagtgtacattccacgtcacatcAGTGGAGTATTTAGGAATAATTGTATTGGATAAGggattcagcctggataagctcaaaatccaggcagtccaagaatggcctacgcccaccaaagtcaaggaagtacaatcgttcctaggctttgccaatttcctgcgccgctttgttgccaattttagTCACATAGCCCGGCCACTGCACAACCTGGTGAAGAAAGATAcgccatggaaatgggaaactagggaacaggaagccttccaaaACTTGAAGGATGCCATCACTAGTGCCCCGGTACTCTGCCATGCCAACCCTGCCAAACCATACTTTCTCGAAACAGATGCCTCTGGCGCAGCACTGGGCTCTATACTAAGCCAACGCCAAGAGGATGGTCGCCTACATCCCCTAGGTTtcttgtcagaatcattcaaaggtgccaaacagaactacaacacccacaacaaggaactccttgcgatcatccgctcctttgaatattggcgaatcttcctggaaggaacggTCCACCCCATAACGGTATTCACCAATCACAGGAACTtagagtactggaaagaATCCCAAACCTTCAACCGTCGTCATGCAAGGTGGCACCTTTTACTAGCTGgctacaatttccaaatagTCTATTGCCCTGGCAAGCAGTCTggcaaaccagatgccctgtcCCGCCGCGCCGACCATGCCAATATTCCGCCTGCCGACCAAACAATGCTGCCCGACCCCGTCTTTGCCAACTTGGCACTAGTTCTACCAGAAAAAGAGCTACAAAGGCGTATCAAGTCAAGCCTGGACCAGGACGAGTCCCTGGAAGAGATTCTCCAATTCTtacaaaacaagtccaaggcaccaccctccatcaaacgcgcgttcaaggattatgaaatggaggctggaCTGTTGTTTTATCAAGGACGGATTGTAGTACCGGACGTAGGGACCTTGAGGACGGATCTGCTCAATATCTTCCACGATAGTCCGTTGGCGGGCCATCCAGGCAGACAAAGGACTCTAGAACTAGTATCCAGAacttactactggcccggcaTCCGTGCAgatacatactggcacgttgaCTCATGTGAAACCTGTCAACGGATTcggaaacccaagtacgcgtCGATCCCGCCTCAGCCTTTAgaactcccatcacgcccgtggcaacatgtgtcatacgacatgatagtagacctaccCAAAGACGGAAACTGTGATtctatcctggtcattgtggatagttttACTAAGTATGTGATCCTAGTAGAgtgctccaagaagctcaaggccccggAACTTGCAGATCTATTTCTACGCCATGTGTGGAAGCATTACGGCATGCCGGAGAAGACAATATCAGACCGCGGACGGGTttttaataacaaattcctgaaggcgctgtaccaacgcctggggatagacccccacttctctttggcctaccatcctcaaagcAACGGGCAAACAGAACGCGTGAACCCCACGGTGGAACACTTTTTACGGGCGtactcaggggtaaaccagaaagactgggtcaagtggctaccaatggcggaatttgcctacaacaacgcggtacacagctcaacaggcaaatctccCTTCAAAGCACTTTACGGCTGGGAACCTTCCTTGACTCCAAGTAACGTCCCAACGGATGTCCCCAAGGCAGATAATCTGGCAACTCAAATGGAGgaacaatggcgggaaatagaggcggcactccggcaatcaaagacacgcatggtaGCCGGAGAAGCAGGTAAACCACTTGAATTCGAAATcggggaagaagcctggctggacgccaagaatgtgaagctgaagacccttagtccaaagctaactgaacaacgcctaggccccttcaaggtaaccgagaaaatctccgacaGGGCTTACCGCTTGGAACTTCCGCCAACCATGCGGATCCATAACGttttctatgtgggactctTATCTAAGGTCaagagggacaaaaagcgcacctttgaaaatcgcccccctccagtcaccgtggacggggaagaggaatacaaagtggaagggataacggacatggaagaacggaacggaaaatggttcttcagagtcaaatggaagggctacggACCAGAAGATAACACGTGGGAGCCCCAggagaacctcaaaaatgcggggaaaattttgaaaaaatacaaagaagaaatgagaaagaaggccctcggcgctgccaaggcccttagagggggggcagtgtcgtag
- a CDS encoding ATP-dependent DNA helicase: protein MPLTPVAHSVLYLFKAAAMNKSHPLTCPPWTSNVWRELFGLFPLKGSEDYYDAEIDVVGNSDPQLDSSKELGLTMPKSSIASITKNCWKALGLHERQAAECFLQYFWDTWKADYVRKIPICKTIKSTTQGKKGGPDPYGYAAYCNLVLAAINRKGGVMNQVEETLGKIGATPADLWKDDRSLNRERPATKRVLEHQVPIADTHARLEEQDVQAALA from the exons ATGCCTTTGACTCCCGTTGCCCACTCCGTTCTCTACCTGTTCAAAGCTGCTGCTATGAACAAGTCACACCCGTTAACCTGCCCTCCCTGGACAAGCAACGTGTGGAGGGAGCTTTTTGGGCTGTTTCCTCTAAAGGGTAGTGAGGACTATTACGATGCTGAGATTGATGTAGTTGGCAACAGTGACCCACAGTTGGATTCAAGCAAGGAACTGGGCCTCACCATGCCCAAGTCTTCAATTGCCTCAATCACCAAAAATTGCTGGAAGGCACTTGGGCTCCATGAGCGTCAGGCTGCAGAATGCTTCCTGCAATATTTCTGGGATACCTGGAAGGCGGATTATGTGAGGAAGATACCAATCTGCAAGACAATCAAGTCCACTACTCAAGGCAAGAAAGGTGGCCCGGACCCTTATGGGTATGCTGCGTATTGCAACCTGgtattggctgcaatcaACAGGAAGGGCGGCGTCATGAATCAAGTGGAGGAGACTTTGGGAAAGATTGGGGCTACTCCTGCCGATCTCTGGAAGGATGACAGAAGCTTAAACAGG GAACGTCCAGCTACCAAGCGTGTTCTTGAGCATCAGGTGCCTATAGCTGACACCCATGCAAGGCTGGAAGAACAAGATGTGCAAGCAGCTTTGGCTTGA
- a CDS encoding Helicase conserved C-terminal domain, which translates to MQKVDSKLEDAQRLRSPKALCDATRALTDWQKIAIGTKEVDELHFLSRERTLKQLWSSLGFGSLEDDLTASKSKSKSTQDGPSKEEMQAAYAYYVEDWCLWSPQFGGWVQGYWGIASQVLVHGGSVGPDRTARWDQFPFAEPGTGESAKDMAPLAKTCAVPFWHQVVGTLRILEGAFTQRVGNCAQPTLLCNNVGLGKTVQIIGVISMIQHYYKQQELPAKERLATPMFIQEQSSPYFAGQKTIPNLPSIVITPRTLGNQWMEQWKKFTQLGSFVPVRYSVESGTLESFCSDPTGPYCAAAGQDLEHAGRVVIIADLLAIAKEAKRCLQLPPAFKGRDQQCRLTLWNALWVAAVDKIHNLQNSSHTQQGVQLITQSLSLVIGATATPLFTLLKCLLALGRNLRYLPLLGEQGVQVWNKMQEMLSTGNESWRLTSTAVIQATVERELQAALLLGKIPLYNPRAAKIKEELESKYQAEDQRSILHMIHVSKQPLNMLRLLLLPIMICRTNESLDYLGRQILDLPFVQKFIAWAPMNEEEKEMQRVINQEHTQQKSKKTKLAQKAKAAKRQKRKQAQDNVGDNEDEDVDENAWNGSQAQGEVERSNCKNVRWHNFLIEQKFAGMLAKLGALRLEEQAQELDHGTLTNKVTDDWTVENPPQKMSTRMQCVMGLIEWFWIGNPKPVALLEDGTLDKARLVQEPLPSKKPRKFLIYVKFQQHQALIAKMLTLKEKDYVTYNSSMATTKRQRSVEKFANDPSCQIMIISNVGSAGLNLVEASVVIIVSSVWSGLELDQTTGCVDCPGQLQDVAVYNIMAPEGIDLALNLAKNLATVYSEIAHHTPMITMSLTWRRSLQSLQQRVQNHPLPKLGHTREKAKMNNALKMQMLFKASPTKALGSQVLVLPQAICPRICKDVEEGVPTTTPNAIGARTMVASSQQKTKFHAKKARLDHSSSDPSLVAAATTQPSQPLSATGPILVPPKKRTAPSMDPPSSMPTHTDPAASGSSSRQAPIVPRPSGSAQPRAATATLEQLLQLQPGSSSTAPTTSGHSVVTGGGSSQRKVFRLKASKLSASNHSVDAKK; encoded by the exons ATGCAAAAGGTCGACAGCAAACTGGAAG ATGCTCAAAGGCTCAGATCCCCCAAGGCATTGTGTGACGCAACAAGGGCTTTGACTGATTGGCAGAAGATAGCAATAGGGACAAAGGAGGTTGATGAGCTTCACTTCCTGTCCAGGGAACGTACACTGAAGCAGTTATGGTCAagtcttgggtttggaagtCTTGAGGATGATCTGA CGGCGTCAAAATCTAAAAGCAAGTCAACTCAAGATGGTCCaagcaaagaagaaatgcaGGCTGCCTATGCTTACTATGTTGAGGA TTGGTGTCTCTGGTCTCCACAGTTTGGTGGATGGGTGCAAGGATATTGGGGTATTGCATCTCAAGTCCTTGTCCACGGAGGCTCTGTGGGCCCAGATAGGACTGCCAGGTGGGATCAGTTCCCGTTTGCAGAGCCTGGCACTGGTGAAAGCGCCAAAGACATGGCTCCACTGGCCAAAACTTGTGCGGTGCCGTTTTGGCATCAAGTGGTAGGCACTCTCAGAATCTTGGAAGGCGCTTTCACACAGAGAGTGGGCAATTGCGCCCAACCAACTTTACTGTGCAACAATGTTGGACTTGGAAAGACGGTGCAAATCATTGGGGTCATTAGCATGATCCAACATTACTATAAGCAACAGGAACTGCCAGCCAAAGAGCGTCTTGCAACACCCATGTTTATCCAAG AGCAAAGCTCGCCATACTTTGCAGGCCAAAAGACCATACCAAATTTGCCATCAATTGTCATTACTCCGCGGACACTTGGCAATCAATGGATGGAGCAATGGAAGAAGTTTACCCAGCTTGGTAGTTTTGTTCCTGTCCGGTACTCAGTTGAGAGCGGCACCCTTGAGAGCTTCTGCAGTGACCCAACAGGTCCATACTGCGCTGCAGCTGGACAAGACTTGGAGCATGCAGGGCGAGTGGTTATCATTGCAGACCTATTG GCTATTGCAAAGGAAGCAAAACGGTGCTTACAGCTCCCTCCTGCATTCAAGG GCAGGGATCAGCAATGCAGGCTCACTCTTTGGAATGCGCTTTGGGTGGCAGCTGTGGACAAGATACACAATCTCCAAAACAGCAGTCACACTCAACAAGGGGTTCAGCTCATTACTcagtccttgtccttggtgatTGGAGCAACCGCCACACCATTGTTTACGTTGCTCAAA TGCCTGCTTGCTCTTGGACGGAACCTGCGCTACCTGCCATTGCTTGGTGAGCAAGGAGTTCAGGTCTGGAACAAGATGCAGGAAATGCTGTCAACTGGTAATGAAAGTTGGAGGCTTACAAGCACAGCGGTAATTCAAGCCACAGTAGAAAGGGAGCTTCAAGCGGCACTTTTACTTGGCAAAATTCCCTTGTACAACCCCCGCGCTGCtaagatcaaggaagaactggaaagcAAGTACCAGGCTGAGGACCAGCGGAGCATCCTCCATATGATTCATGTCTCAAAGCAGCCACTAAACATGTTGCGcttgcttcttctccccatCATGATTTGTCGCACAAATGAGTCCTTAGACTATTTGGGCAGACAAATCTTGGATCTCCCGTTTGTACAGAAGTTCATTGCTTGGGCACCCATgaatgaagaagagaaggaaaTGCAACGGGTCATCAATCAAGAGCACACACAGCAGAAGAGCAAAAA AACAAAACTGGCGCAAAAGGCTAAGGCTGCCaagagacaaaaaagaaagcaaGCGCAGGACAATGTGGGTGAcaatgaggatgaggatgtagATGAGAATGCATGGAATGGGTCTCAGGCACAGGGGGAGGTGGAACGGAGCAATTGCAAGAATGTCAGGTGGCAT AACTTCCTGATAGAACAGAAGTTTGCTGGTATGCTGGCTAAGCTGGGAGCGCTACGGCTGGAAGAGCAGGCTCAGGAGCTTGATCATGGTACCTTGACAAACAAAGTCACCGACGACTGGACAGTGGAGAATCCGCCCCAGAAGATGTCCACAAGGATGCAATGTGTCATGGGATTGATTGAGTGGTTCTGGATTGGCAACCCCAAACCCGTTGCATTGCTTGAGGATGGTACACTAGATAAAGCAAGGCTTGTGCAAGAACCTTTGCCCAGCAAGAAGCCGCGGAAGTTTCTCATATACGTCAAATTTCAGCAGCACCAAGCACTCATTGCAAAG ATGCTCACTCTCAAAGAAAAAGACTATGTGACGTACAACAGCTCTATGGCTACCACCAAGCGTCAACGGTCTGTTGAGAAGTTTGCCAATGACCCATCATGCCAAATCATGATCATCAGCAATGTAGGCTCAGCTGGTCTCAACTTGGTGGAAGCCTCAGTTGTGATCATTGTA AGCAGTGTTTGGTCTGGGCTTGAGCTTGACCAAACCACGGGTTGCGTTGATTGCCCTGGGCAGCTGCAAGATGTAGCTGTATACAACATCATGGCGCCAGAGGGAATTGATCTGGCCCTGAAT CTTGCAAAGAACCTTGCAACTGTGTACTCGGAAATTGCTCACCACACTCCAATGATCACGATGAGCTTGACTTGGAGGAGATCCCTGCAGTCCCTTCAACAAAGGGTACAAAACCATCCACTTCCAAAGCTGGGCCACACAAGAGAAAAAGCCAAAATGAACAATGCTCTCAAGATGCAAATGCTGTTCAAAGCTAGCCCTACCAAGGCACTGGGATCACAGGTTCTGGTGCTCCCTCAAGCAATTTGTCCTAgaatctgtaaggacgtcgaggag GGTGTACCTACCACTACACCAAATGCCATTGGTGCCCGGACAATGGTGGCCAGTAGTCAACAAAAGACTAAGTTCCATGCAAAAAAGGCAAGACTTGAtcactcttcttctgacCCGTCATTGGTGGCTGCGGCAACAACACAGCCAAGTCAGCCTTTATCTGCGACAG GGCCAATATTGGTGCCACCCAAGAAGCGCACAGCACCGTCCATGGATCCACCAAGCAGCATGCCAACACATACAGATCCAGCTGCCAGTGGTAGCTCTTCAAGACAAGCACCAATTGTTCCCAGGCCATCTGGAAGTGCGCAGCCAAGAGCAGCTACTGCTACACTGGAGCAGCTGTTGCAATTACAGCCTGGGTCTAGCTCCACAGCACCTACTACATCTGGGCACTCAGTAGTCACAGGAGGTGGAAGCTCACAGAGGAAGGTGTTCCGTCTGAAAGCATCAAAACTCTCAGCTAGTAATCACTCTGTTGACGCAAAAAAGTAA
- a CDS encoding Retrotransposable element Tf2 protein, whose translation MDNQLFCKASKCTFHVTSVEYLGIIVLDKGFSLDKLKIQAVQEWPTPTKVKEVQSFLGFANFLRQFVANFSHMARPLHNLVKKDTAWNWGPKEQEAFQGLKDAITNAPVLCHANPAKPYFLETDASGAALGSILSQRQEDRRLHPLGFLSESFKGAEQNYDTHNKELLAIIRSFEHWRIFLEGTAHPITVFTDHRNLEYWKESRTFNRRHTQWHLLLAGYNFQIVYCPGKQSGKPDALSRRPDHANIPPTNQTMLPDPVFANVALVLPEKELQRQIKRSLDQDKSLEEILQFLQNESKAPPSIKRAFKDYEMEARLLFYQGQIVVPDVGTLRTDLLRIFHNSPLAGHPGRQQTLELVSRNYYWPGIRADTYWHVDSCETCQQIRKPKYASIPPQPLELPTRPWQHVSYNMIVDLPKDGNHNSILVIVDSFTKYGVFVKCSKKLKAPELAELFLEHIWKRHGMPEKTISDRGRVFNNKFLRALYKRLGIDPHFSSAYHPQSNGQTERVNPSIKHFLRAYSGVNQRDWTKWLPMAEFAYNNAVHSSTGKTPFKALYGWEPTLTPSNVPTDVPEADDLAQTMEVQWKEVEAALRQSKQRMTAGEDGSPIEFEIGKEAWLDAKNINLKTLSPKLTEQRLGPFKVIEKISDQAYRLELPPTMRIHNVFYVGLLSKVKRDKKRTFESRPPPVTVDGEEEYKVEGITDMEERNGEWFFRVKWKGYGPEENTWEPRENLKNAGKILRKYEEEMRKKALGAAKALRGGAVL comes from the coding sequence ATGGATAACCAGTTGTTTTGCAAAGCGTCAAagtgtaccttccacgtcacatcaGTGGAATACCTTGGGATAATTGTCTTGGACAAAGgctttagtctggataaactcaaaatccaggcagttcAAGAATGGCCTACGCCCACCAAGGTTAAAGAGgtacaatccttccttggatttgccaacttcctccgccaattcgttgccaactttagccacatggccagaccgctacacaacctggtcaagaaagatACGGCTTGGAATTGGGGTCCTaaagaacaagaagctttCCAGGGGTTAAAGGATGCtattaccaatgccccagtCCTATGCCACGCCAACCCTGCAAAACCTtatttcctggaaacagacgcctcaggTGCGGCCTTAGGGtctatactcagccaacgccaggaagacagACGGTTACACCCCTTAGgattcctgtcagaatcGTTCAAGGGAGCGGAACAAAACTATgatacccacaacaaggaactattGGCTATCATACGATCCTTTGAACACTGGcgtatattcctggaaggaactgcACACCCAATCACCGTGTTTACCGATCACCgcaatctggagtactggaaggagtcaagaaccttcaaccgtcGCCACACACAATGGCACCTTCTACTAGCCggatacaacttccagatcGTCTATTGCCccgggaaacaatcagggaaaccggATGCACTTTCACGCCGCCCAGATCACGCCAACATCCCTCCAACcaaccaaaccatgctcccagatcctgtctttgccaacgttgcgCTAGTCTTGCCAGAAAAGGAattacaacgccagatcaaGCGAtccctagaccaagacaagtccttggaagaaatcctccaattcctccaaaatgaatcaaaggcaccaccttccatcaaacgggcattcaaggattatgaaatggaagCCAGGTTgttattctaccaaggacaaattgtagtaCCAGATGTAGGCACCCTAAGGACGGACTTACTACGGATATTCCACAATAGCCCCTTAGCTGGACATCCTGGTAGACAACAAACCTTGGAATTGGTCTCGCgcaactactactggcctggcatccgtgcAGACACTTATTGGCacgtggactcctgtgaaacatgtcaacaaattaggaagcccaagtatgcgtctatcccacctcagccccTAGAACTCCCGactagaccctggcaacacgtttCTTACAACATGATCGTGGACTTACCAAAGGACGGAAACcacaactcaatcctggtcatagtagacagcttcaccaagtatggggtttttgtcaaatgctccaagaagctaAAGGCACCTGAGCTAGCGGAGttgttcctggaacacatATGGAAACGCCACGGCATGCCGGAGAAAACTATATCCGATAGAGggagggtcttcaacaataaattcctgcgggccctgtacaaacgccttggcattgacccacACTTCTCATCGGCatatcacccccagagcaacggacaaacagaacgaGTCAACCCTTCTAtcaaacacttcctcagggcttattcaggggtcaatcaacgggactggactaaATGGCTCCCTATGGCGGAGTtcgcatacaacaatgccgtacACAGTAGCACGGGTAAAACCCCCTTCAAAGCgctgtatggatgggaacctaccttaaccccatccaacgtaccTACAGACGTCCCGGAAGCAGATGAtcttgcccaaacaatggaagtTCAATGGAAGGAGGTGGAAGCCGCcctccggcaatctaagcaacgAATGACAGCCGGAGAAGATGGAAGCCCAATTGAATtcgaaattggcaaagaagcCTGGTTGGACGCCAAGAATATTAACCTTAAAACACTAAGTCCCAaactaacggaacaacgtcTGGGACCCTTTAAGGTTattgaaaaaatctccgaccaAGCTTACCGCTTGGAACTTCCCCCAACCATGCggatccacaacgtcttctatgtgggactctTATCCAAGGTCAAGAGGGATAAGAAGCGTACCTTTGAAAGTCGTCCCcctccagtcaccgtggacggggaagaagaatacaaagtagaggGGATAACAGACATGGAGGAAAGGAACGGAgaatggttcttcagagtcaaatggaagggctacggaccagaagagaacacgtgggagccccgggaaaacctcaaaaatgcggggaaaattttgagaaaatatgaagaagaaatgagaaaaaaggcccttggcgctgccaaggcccttagagggggggcagtgttgtag